A genomic segment from Zonotrichia albicollis isolate bZonAlb1 chromosome 19, bZonAlb1.hap1, whole genome shotgun sequence encodes:
- the SRSF2 gene encoding serine/arginine-rich splicing factor 2, whose amino-acid sequence MSYGRPPPDVEGMTSLKVDNLTYRTSPDTLRRVFEKYGRVGDVYIPRDRYTKESRGFAFVRFHDKRDAEDAMDAMDGAVLDGRELRVQMARYGRPPDSHHSRRGPPPRRYSSSGYGRRSRSPRRRRRSRSRSRSRSRSRSRSRYSRSKSRSRTRSRSRSTSKSRSARRSKSKSSSVSRSRSRSRSRSRSRSPPPASKRESNSRSRSKSPPKSPEEEGAVSS is encoded by the exons ATGAGCTACGGCCGCCCGCCGCCCGATGTGGAGGGCATGACGTCCCTCAAGGTGGACAACCTGACCTACCGTACCTCCCCGGACACCCTCCGGAGGGTCTTTGAGAAATACGGCCGCGTGGGCGACGTCTACATCCCGCGGGACCGCTACACCAAGGAGAGCCGCGGCTTCGCTTTCGTGCGCTTCCACGACAAGCGGGACGCGGAGGACGCGATGGACGCGATGGACGGGGCGGTGCTGGACGGCCGGGAGCTCCGCGTGCAGATGGCCCGCTACGGCCGCCCGCCCGACTCGCACCACAGCCGCCGcgggccgccgccccgccggTACAGCAGCAGCGGCTACGGCCGCCGCAGCCGCAG CCCTAGAAGACGCCGTCGCAGCCGATCTAGAAGCAGGAGCCGCTCTAGGTCCCGCAGTCGGTCCCGTTACAGTCGATCCAAATCCCGGTCTCGCACACGCTCTCGGTCTCGCTCCACCTCCAAGTCCAGATCTGCCAGGAGATCCAAGTCAAAGTCCTCATCTGTCTCCAGATCCCGATCCAGATCAAGATCCCGGTCTAGATCTAGAAGCCCTCCCCCTGCCTCAAAGAGGGAATCCAACTCTAGATCCAGGTCTAAGAGCCCTCCTAAGTCTCcggaagaagaaggagctgTATCCTCCTAG